The region CTTAAGCCACCACCATAATAGCGACCGTTACCCACCGCAATTTGCACCGTTTTGACTGTCAGCAGTTCACCATTCACTTCAATTTTTGCGGTAAAAGGACGCGATTTCCAAAGGGCTTGGATTGCAGTGATCGCGTAGGCAAACACACCCCATCGCTTTTTGATTTCACCGCTCAATTGGCGAGTGATGCTGACACTTAACCCCAGGCTGGCCACATTGAAAAAATAGCGATCGTTCACTTGCCCCACATCGATCGCCTTGGTTACCCCTTGGGCCACCACCGCGCAGGCCTGTTTCAAGTCCGCCGGAATTGCCAACGTGCGTGCCAGGTCGTTGGCGGTTCCCAGGGGCAAAATGCCGAGGGGCAACCGGGTTTCGATCAAGGCTGGCAGGGCCGCATTCAGGGTTCCGTCACCACCGCCAATAATCACACAATCGATCCGGCTGGCATATTGCCGAATCAGATCGCGAAAATCGCTCGATCGCTTGGTGCTGCGAAAAATTAGCTCGAACCCCATTTCATCCAAAATGGCGATCGCCCGGCCGAGCAGTTGCCGCCCTCGGCGCGATTTGGAATTCACTAGCAGCAAGGCCCGCTGAGGAGCAACGGAGTCCATAATGCACCCGCGATCTAAAAAGGAAAACGGTTTCTAACGGTTTCTATTGTGCCATTGCCGTCCCCACTGTTTGGACAGGGCGATCGCGATGGGGCATTTTTTGTGAAGCAAGGGCCGCTAAACTCCTAGGCTAAAACTGGAGAATCGATCGATTCACATCCCTTGCGCGATCGCGCCCAGCAACTCCATGGAACCCAGA is a window of Limnothrix sp. FACHB-406 DNA encoding:
- a CDS encoding lipid kinase gives rise to the protein MDSVAPQRALLLVNSKSRRGRQLLGRAIAILDEMGFELIFRSTKRSSDFRDLIRQYASRIDCVIIGGGDGTLNAALPALIETRLPLGILPLGTANDLARTLAIPADLKQACAVVAQGVTKAIDVGQVNDRYFFNVASLGLSVSITRQLSGEIKKRWGVFAYAITAIQALWKSRPFTAKIEVNGELLTVKTVQIAVGNGRYYGGGLSVAWDASIDDQRLDLYSLEIAHWWQMLPLLPAMHAGRLNDCVNVRTIEATSLKIITSRPKSINTDGELSTTTPAEFRVLPAQLKVFVPAARSSSIQSSSAQSNNPQSNNLD